A single Leptidea sinapis chromosome 2, ilLepSina1.1, whole genome shotgun sequence DNA region contains:
- the LOC126974074 gene encoding nuclear pore complex protein Nup153-like: MPFFEDCEILILFSLFSPPNNKEKESRQFTTKILQKGTKLNENEMPPTVNLPSPALHIDKDNLPKFSFEIPKRCVPSSDKLISTTNDTSSTTVRTEVNLKTSPQKDESTTFTFSNPVKLSYEVDINYNKNQFSFRSSEKSVEEKNTYVNKSSKSSDVNTTKLQEKIKSVSGDGNWKCNDCWVSNKCEAEKCVCCGGKNILQIENIKKCSNCNERMVNQSQKCLNCDRKSDSANDLHKTSKSNSPEWKCNDCWVSNKYDALKCVCCGGQNTLQIKKCSSCYAKLGNDSEKCVNCNRKSDAINVNVTSKSNSTEWKCNDCWVSNKDISMMCVCCGAKKPENKVAELLKSQSKGWDCKVCLIVNKIEDEKCIACSSPKSSNVTANEESNKNKELHNPPGTEDVFKNIVKQRANKWECPGCLVQNELNVNKCVCCEAKRPGTVKEPIVSFNFGHSAGTQFKFGIDPNKLTAEKEKLSSEKKKDSKENSNNILTTTTSFKFGIPIQKTNDSTKIENKTDTEKPTFKFGIIPENILKTKTTNVKQAPEKELQPTFNNDSDKNPKAQEVPNIDSTTKQSPQITQENTKFVKQPAEGNPQGFTLLPQPPVQTQNTGPTGSSNAPANSLNTNTNMFVPSKSLPLTEISFKPNVTSSSMAPLQKTNPQADMNLPPFGSTESRNSIAPMPPTVTSVFCKVESESKSVPSTTSLFSKNEAPNAPSTTSIFQAPNTNTASLPMFSSATTTVATNAWFKEGSTPITTPAPTPVFSFSNNAPNTATETPKFNFTFGAAKKSEESSLFANTFSGSSNINNTNMFGLGSDVGKNNMPAPNPISGNGLLGNSVLGGNVLSGTPDNANVPNNSGASIFGKPADNVANMWPQNNQSSNIFSTVASTNTIQKPAAFTFGASNTFNSTFGSSGNNSVGAFGSSAPQQQNIFGISNSNGNNAPSPFSSQQPSTEPTATGLFGQPNVGASPFGAPTQTVPAFVANPTATPAFNFGSQQPINVIGLGQVCT; the protein is encoded by the coding sequence AtgcctttttttgaagattgtgaaattttaattttattttctctttttaGTCCCccaaataataaagaaaaggaATCTAGACAGTTTACTACAAAAATTTTGCAGAAAGGTACAAAACTTAATGAGAATGAAATGCCCCCAACAGTAAACCTACCTTCACCAGCTTTGCATATTGACAAAGACAATCTTCCAAAATTTTCATTTGAAATTCCAAAAAGATGTGTTCCAAGTTCAGACAAACTTATATCAACAACAAATGACACAAGTTCAACTACAGTACGTACAGAAGTGAATTTAAAAACATCTCCACAGAAAGATGAAAGTACTACTTTTACGTTTTCAAATCCAGTGAAATTATCTTATGAAGTAGATATAAACTACAACAAAAACCAGTTTAGCTTTAGAAGTTCTGAAAAAAGTGTAGAAGAAAAAAACacttatgtaaataaaagtaGTAAATCGAGTGATGTTAATACAACAAAGCTACAAGAGAAAATAAAAAGTGTCTCAGGTGATGGAAATTGGAAATGTAATGATTGTTGGGTTTCCAACAAGTGTGAGGCAGAAAAATGTGTTTGTTGCGGCggcaaaaatattttgcaaattgaaaatatcaaaaaatgttCAAACTGTAATGAAAGAATGGTAAATCAGTCACAGAAATGTTTAAATTGTGATAGGAAATCTGATTCTGCCAATGATTTGCACAAAACATCTAAGTCAAATTCACCGGAATGGAAATGTAATGATTGTTGGGTTTCCAACAAGTATGATGCATTAAAATGTGTTTGTTGCGGTGGCCAAAATACTTTGCAGATTAAAAAATGCTCAAGCTGTTATGCAAAATTAGGAAATGATTCTGAGAAATGTGTAAATTGCAATAGAAAATCTGATGCAATTAATGTGAATGTTACATCTAAATCAAATTCAACAGAATGGAAATGTAATGATTGTTGGGTATCCAATAAGGATATATCAATGATGTGTGTGTGTTGTGGTGCCAAGAAGCCAGAAAATAAAGTCGCAGAGTTGTTAAAATCGCAATCAAAGGGATGGGACTGTAAAGTATGTTTAATTGTCAATAAAATTGAAGACGAAAAATGTATTGCTTGTTCTTCGCCAAAGTCTAGTAATGTGACAGCAAATGAAGagtcaaataaaaacaaagaactTCACAACCCTCCTGGTACTGAAGATGTCTTTAAGAATATTGTTAAACAACGAGCAAATAAATGGGAGTGTCCTGGATGCCTGGTGCAAAATgaactaaatgtaaataaatgtgtATGTTGTGAAGCAAAGAGGCCTGGTACAGTAAAAGAACCAATAGTAAGTTTTAATTTTGGGCATTCTGCAGGGacacaatttaaatttggtaTCGACCCAAACAAACTAACAGCTGAAAAAGAGAAACTTTCCTCTGAGAAAAAGAAAGATTCAAAGGAAAATAGCAATAATATCTTAACTACTACCACATCATTCAAGTTTGGAATTCCTATTCAGAAAACAAATGATAGTACTAAAATTGAGAACAAAACAGACACTGAGAAACCAACattcaaatttggaattattccagaaaacatattaaaaacaaaaacaactaATGTCAAACAAGCTCCAGAAAAAGAACTCCAGCCAACATTTAATAATGATTCAGATAAAAACCCAAAAGCGCAAGAAGTCCCGAATATTGATAGCACTACGAAACAATCGCCTCAGATAACACAAGAAAATACCAAATTTGTTAAACAGCCTGCTGAAGGAAACCCACAAGGATTTACACTGTTGCCTCAACCTCCTGTCCAAACACAAAACACAGGTCCAACTGGTAGCAGTAATGCTCCCGCAAATTCTTTGAATACTAACACAAATATGTTTGTACCATCAAAAAGTTTGCCGCTTACAGAAATATCCTTTAAGCCCAACGTAACTTCCAGTTCAATGGCTCCACTTCAAAAAACTAACCCACAAGCTGATATGAATTTGCCACCATTTGGCAGTACAGAGTCAAGAAACAGTATAGCCCCCATGCCACCTACAGTAACTTCTGTATTTTGTAAAGTAGAATCTGAAAGTAAATCTGTGCCATCGACAACatcattattttctaaaaaCGAAGCTCCAAACGCGCCCTCAACTACATCTATATTTCAAGCACCCAACACAAATACAGCTTCACTTCCGATGTTTTCTTCTGCGACAACAACAGTTGCTACCAATGCTTGGTTTAAAGAGGGATCTACTCCCATTACTACTCCTGCTCCAACTCCCGTATTCAGTTTTAGTAATAATGCCCCAAATACAGCAACCGAAACACCAAAATTCAATTTTACCTTTGGAGCTGCAAAAAAAAGTGAAGAATCTAGTTTATTTGCTAATACTTTTAGTGGATCAAGTAATATTAACAATACGAATATGTTTGGTTTGGGCTCAGATGTAGGTAAGAACAATATGCCAGCGCCAAATCCTATAAGTGGCAATGGATTATTGGGCAATAGTGTTTTAGGTGGTAATGTCTTATCGGGAACACCAGATAATGCAAACGTACCAAATAATTCGGGAGCATCAATATTTGGAAAACCAGCAGATAATGTTGCAAATATGTGGCCACAAAATAATCAAtcatcaaatatattttcaactgTTGCCTCTACAAATACAATCCAAAAGCCAGCTGCTTTCACATTTGGTGCAAGCAACACCTTTAATTCCACTTTTGGCTCGAGTGGAAACAACAGTGTTGGGGCATTTGGTAGCAGTGCACCACAACAGCAAAACATATTTGGCATTTCAAACTCTAATGGAAATAATGCACCTTCACCGTTTTCTTCACAACAACCTTCAACAGAGCCGACAGCTACTGGATTGTTCGGTCAACCAAATGTGGGTGCTTCGCCATTTGGAGCACCGACACAAACTGTTCCAGCTTTCGTGGCAAACCCCACAGCCACTCCAGCGTTCAATTTTGGTTCTCAGCAGCCAATTAATGTCATTGGATTAGGCCAGGTATGTACATAA
- the LOC126974368 gene encoding uncharacterized protein LOC126974368: protein MDNPKSVNVSHSAIKIMDLLENSSSPLAEVKRLSGFINHDLNKSKPDGASRIAYNKQELFISNKAPMLLLKQKARLMDKTSAARQIMSSHSSFSRSVPYPSPER from the exons ATGGACAATCCGAAGAGTGTGAATGTGAGCCACTCGGCTATTAAAATCATGGATCTGCTGGAAAATAGTTCATCGCCACTAGCGGAGGTAAAGAGGCTATCTGGATTTATTAATCATGATTTGAATAAGTCGAAACCAGATGGCGCATCAAGGATTG cATATAATAAACAAGAACTGTTCATTTCGAACAAGGCGCCAATGctattgctaaaacaaaaagCGAGACTCATGGACAAGACAAGTGCAGCAAGACAAATTATGTCTTCACACAGCAGTTTTTCAAGATCTGTGCCTTACCCATCGCCGGAAAGGTAA